Part of the Thermoanaerobaculia bacterium genome is shown below.
ACTTCGCCGTCACCCGTTCGCAGGGCGGATCCCTGCCGGGCCGCGCGCACTTCGTCGAGCTCGGCGGCAAGGTCTTCGCGCTCTACGGCCTGGCGGTTGCCGAGCGCTGGCCGGAAGTCGCCGGCGCCATCGACGCGACCCTCGCGAGCTTCGCGCCGCTCACCGACCCCGCCCGCCTCGCCGCGCAGCCCCAGAGGATCGACGTCGTCGAGCTGCCTGAGGCGATGAGCTTCGACCAGTTTCTCGCCCGCTTCCCGAGCACGGCGCCAGAGGCGACAGTCGCCCTGGTCAACGGGGTGGAGGACCCCGCCCGCCTCCTTGCCGCGGGTACTCTGCTGAAGCGCATCGTCGGCCGCAATTTCGGCGACGCTCCGTAGCCCCAAGCCTGCCCGGCGCCTGTTCCGAAGAGCGCTGGCGGCTGTCTCAACCTGTGAACGGGCCCTGCGCCCCCAGCTCGACAGGAGAGACCATGCACCTTCAATGCCGCCTTCGTTCCATTCCTGCCCTCGCCCTGCTGTGGCTCGTTGGCGCCGCGACGGCCTACGGCCAGACCGGTGTCCTCGGTCTCGTGATCGACGAGACGCGGGTACGCGAAGGCGCCACCGAGGCCTCGGTCGTCGTGCGCTCGACCGCCGCGCTCAACCTCGCGGCGGGCGCCATCGCCATCGAGATGCAGGACAAGGACGGCCTGCCGGGAAGTCCGTATACGGCGCTGCTCGGCGTCGAGGTCCTCTCCGGTGCGGGCGACGCCGTCGCCAATGCGACCTTCGATCCCCTCACCCTTCGCACCGAGGTGACCTTTTCTTCGGCCAGCGGCACGGTGAACTCCTCTTTCGGCCCGCTGGTGATCGTGCGCTACGCCCTCGACCCGGCGCTCGAGCTCGACCGCCGGTTCATTCTCCGGGTCGATCCCGATGCGCTCGATCTCGACGCGGCCGACGGTCAGCCGGTGCCTTACTTCACCGAGAAGGGGCGCCTGCGGGTCGATGACTTCGACGCCGACGTCAGTCTCGAGGCGGAAGCCGACCACGCGGTGCCCGGCGCGACGGCGGTGATCGGTGCCGGGACCGAGATCCTGGGTGAGATCGCCTCGGGCACCATCGAGATCCTCTTCGAGCCCGGGTTCGCAGACGGTCCGGCGACGGCCTCGATCCACCCGGCCTACGGCGCGGCCGTCATCGACGCAGTGGAGGAACCCGCCCCCGGCGTCGTGCGCGTGACCTTCCACTCCACCGGCGACGACCTCAACACGCTGCTGCCGGGGCCGTTCCTCGCAGTCTCCATTCCGACCCGCGCCGACGTCGCGGTGGGGAGCCGCTACGAGGTGATCCTCGGAGCGGGCACGGCGGTGCTCGATGGCAACGGACAGCTGGTGGAGGTCGAGATGACCGAGCCGGAGATCCTGCGCTTCGTGCAGGCCAACCTGCAGTTCCTCTCCGGCTTCGACGACGGCTCGGCCGACGACTTCTGGACGGGCGGAAACTCGTGACAGCGAAATTCGTGACAGTTACCTCTTTTCGCCCGCGAGGGCGGTGACATTCGCTCGGCTGGAAGCCGAGAGAAATCAGGTAACTGTCACGAATTTCCGCGTCAGCGGACGCGGCTG
Proteins encoded:
- a CDS encoding peptidase M48, with the protein product FAVTRSQGGSLPGRAHFVELGGKVFALYGLAVAERWPEVAGAIDATLASFAPLTDPARLAAQPQRIDVVELPEAMSFDQFLARFPSTAPEATVALVNGVEDPARLLAAGTLLKRIVGRNFGDAP